The Salvelinus fontinalis isolate EN_2023a chromosome 24, ASM2944872v1, whole genome shotgun sequence genome has a segment encoding these proteins:
- the LOC129821914 gene encoding protein YIF1B-like isoform X1, with the protein MDMDYTATQSGFTQYPKLRMRNTSKDGTDPSQLFDDTSTASRVQPAGFSGQGVGAMGYPGQTILSDPMSNMAMAYGSSLASQGKDLVDKNLDRFLPISKLKYYFAVDTVYVGKKLGLLVFPYMHQNWEVSYQQDTPVAPRFDINAPDLYIPAMGFITYILVSGLALGTQNRFTPEILGMQASSALVWLIMEVLAVLLSLYLVTVNTDLTTIDLVAFSGYKYVGMIVEVVAGLLFGRTGYYLTLLWCCISIFIFMIRTLRLKLLSEAAAQGVLIHGARNQLRMYLTMSIAAAQPIFMYWLTYHLVG; encoded by the exons ATCCCAAATTGAGGATGAGGAACACATCAAAGGACGGGACAGATCCCAGCCAGCTGTTTGACGACACCAGCACAGCGTCGAGGGTGCAGCCCGCTGGGTTCTCGGGCCAGGGTGTTGGGGCGATGGGCTACCCTGGCCAGACCATCCTCTCAGACCCCATGTCCAACATGGCCATGGCGTACGGAAGCAGCCTGGCCAGCCAGGGCAAAGACTTGGTAGACAAAAAT CTGGATCGTTTCCTCCCCATCTCCAAACTGAAGTATTACTTTGCTGTGGACACAGTTTACGTGGGCAAGAAACTCGGACTGCTAGTCTTCCCCTACATGCACCAG AACTGGGAAGTGAGCTACCAACAGGACACCCCAGTGGCTCCACGCTTTGATATCAACGCTCCTGACTTGTACATTCCAG CAATGGGTTTCATCACATACATCCTGGTGTCTGGGTTAGCACTTGGAACACAGAACAG GTTTACCCCTGAGATCCTGGGCATGCAGGCCAGCTCGGCCCTGGTGTGGCTCATCATGGAGGTGCTGGCTGTCCTCCTCAGTCTCTACCTGGTCACAGTCAACACAGACCTCACCACCATCGACCTTGTGGCCTTCTCCGGATACAAATATGTGGG GATGATTGTAGAGGTCGTGGCAGGGTTACTATTTGGTCGAACGGGTTATTACCTAACACTGCTATGGTGCTGTATATCCATCTTCATCTTCATG ATCCGCACATTGAGACTAAAGCTCCTGTCTGAGGCAGCAGCCCAAGGCGTGTTGATCCACGGGGCCAGGAACCAGCTGAGGATGTACCTGACCATGTCCATTGCAGCCGCCCAGCCCATATTCATGTACTGGTTGACCTATCACCTGGTCGGGTAA
- the LOC129821914 gene encoding protein YIF1B-like isoform X2, which translates to MRNTSKDGTDPSQLFDDTSTASRVQPAGFSGQGVGAMGYPGQTILSDPMSNMAMAYGSSLASQGKDLVDKNLDRFLPISKLKYYFAVDTVYVGKKLGLLVFPYMHQNWEVSYQQDTPVAPRFDINAPDLYIPAMGFITYILVSGLALGTQNRFTPEILGMQASSALVWLIMEVLAVLLSLYLVTVNTDLTTIDLVAFSGYKYVGMIVEVVAGLLFGRTGYYLTLLWCCISIFIFMIRTLRLKLLSEAAAQGVLIHGARNQLRMYLTMSIAAAQPIFMYWLTYHLVG; encoded by the exons ATGAGGAACACATCAAAGGACGGGACAGATCCCAGCCAGCTGTTTGACGACACCAGCACAGCGTCGAGGGTGCAGCCCGCTGGGTTCTCGGGCCAGGGTGTTGGGGCGATGGGCTACCCTGGCCAGACCATCCTCTCAGACCCCATGTCCAACATGGCCATGGCGTACGGAAGCAGCCTGGCCAGCCAGGGCAAAGACTTGGTAGACAAAAAT CTGGATCGTTTCCTCCCCATCTCCAAACTGAAGTATTACTTTGCTGTGGACACAGTTTACGTGGGCAAGAAACTCGGACTGCTAGTCTTCCCCTACATGCACCAG AACTGGGAAGTGAGCTACCAACAGGACACCCCAGTGGCTCCACGCTTTGATATCAACGCTCCTGACTTGTACATTCCAG CAATGGGTTTCATCACATACATCCTGGTGTCTGGGTTAGCACTTGGAACACAGAACAG GTTTACCCCTGAGATCCTGGGCATGCAGGCCAGCTCGGCCCTGGTGTGGCTCATCATGGAGGTGCTGGCTGTCCTCCTCAGTCTCTACCTGGTCACAGTCAACACAGACCTCACCACCATCGACCTTGTGGCCTTCTCCGGATACAAATATGTGGG GATGATTGTAGAGGTCGTGGCAGGGTTACTATTTGGTCGAACGGGTTATTACCTAACACTGCTATGGTGCTGTATATCCATCTTCATCTTCATG ATCCGCACATTGAGACTAAAGCTCCTGTCTGAGGCAGCAGCCCAAGGCGTGTTGATCCACGGGGCCAGGAACCAGCTGAGGATGTACCTGACCATGTCCATTGCAGCCGCCCAGCCCATATTCATGTACTGGTTGACCTATCACCTGGTCGGGTAA